TCCCattaagaattttaatatttattttcatattgatttCCATATATAATGGACacttgctttgtgtgtgtgtgtgcatcctaAATTTCTATATATACtcacaaatacatatacataaagtATATACAGGAAGTAGCCATgagttcttattttgttttttgttttgattttttttgggggggggatgaatgttgaatttcactGGATTCCTTTTCAGGCTATCTGGAGATTTTCATATGATATATCCCCTTAGGTCTATCATAAGGTGTATTATATTAATGGATTTCCTAATTATTGAATCATCCCTGGTTGCCTACActaaatcctacttgatcatggtgttaGATTCTGTCCACTgatattaaatttaagaaaattgaatcaAGATGCATAACTGACATTGTTCTATAGCTTTCTGTTACTATACTGTCTTTGTCAGGTTTTTATATCAATATTATACTCATTTCATAAAAAATAACTTGAATTTATCTTTATTGTCtctattttggaatattttgtgtAGCACTATGAGTGCTTTTATAGCCTTGCATTTAAGTTGATGATTCAGTTCTGGTAAAATACTTCTGTGAAAATTTTAAGGCTTAGTGTTTTTCTGTGAGGTATCTGTTTACTAAATCTCCATATTTCTTTTATGGAAATTGATTTCCTTAATATCTCCATCACAATTGGAATAATTCTGACAACTTATTGCTTTCCtaagaaataatatttatcatttagGTTTTTAGCTTATTGTGCAAAGAAGTCATTGCtaattatgtttaatatttttctgttttaatacttattttcatcttttgaatTCTTATTATGTATATCTGTGTTTTCTACTTATGTCTTATTACATTAACTTGTGGTTGATTCcttattgttaatttattttaaaaacagtattttgatttatttacttctatttttatcattgtttccttgtgttttcttttggtttattttattgttttttgtttaaatttaagaGTTGAAATCTtaactcaattttattttaaaattttattgatgtaAATTTTTGtagttaatataaatattaaacttcCTCTAATAACCCTAAAATATATCCCACATATTATGATATGTGTGTTTCTAATATCATTATTGGTTTGTATTttcgctttcttttttttttttttttttgggcaggGGAGAGGGTTGGCTATGCTACGTGGCtcacaggatctttgttccctacCAGAGAATGAACACAtgctcttggcagtgaaagcacaaattccctgtatttctcttttcactcaagagcttttaagAGAGGTTTATGGGCCCAGCATGCTTCCTTTGTGCAACTCTGCCATccttaatagattttttaaattttctgatgtaaacacttttagaaaaatgtttactttcaTTGTACTATGATAAAAAAGAATGATGCCAGCTgtgttgtttctattttatttaatttgatgaTACTTTCTTTGTGACCTGgcacaaaataaagttttattaatacTCATCGTGTGCGAGGGAAGATAATTTTCTATCGTCTAGATGTAATGTTTGATATATATGTAGAAGATCTAACTTATTGATTATGTGGAATGAAGTCCAGTTTTTTCTAAGCAGGCTTAACCAGTATATGCAGAGGATGGCAAGTGTAAGAGCTGTGCCCAACCCTGTAATCAACCCCTACCAGCCAGCACTTCCTTCAGGTTACTTCATGGCAGCTATCCCACAGGCTCAGAACCGTGCTGAATACTATCCTCCTAATCAAATTGCTCAACTAAGACCAAGTCCTCACTGGACTGCTCAGGGTGCCAGACCTCATCCATTCCAAAATATGCCCGGTGCTATCTGACCAGCCGCTCCTAGACCACCATTAAGTACTGTGAGACCAGCTTCTTCACAGGTTCCACAAGTCATGTCGACACAGCGTGTTGCTAACACATCAACACAAACGATGGGTCTATGTCCCgcagctgctgcagctgcagctACTCCTGCTGTTCGCACCATTCCACAGTACAAATACGCTGCAGGAGTTCGCAATCCTCAACAACATCTGAATGCACAGCCACAGGTCACCATGCAGCAGCCCGCTGTTCATGTACAAGGTCAGGAGCCTCTGACTGCTTCCATGTTGGCCTCTGCCCCTCCTCAAGAGCAGAAGCAAATGTTGGGTGAACGGCTCTTTCCTCTAATTCAAGCCATGCACCCTACTCTTGCTGGTAAAATCACTGGCATGTTGTTGGAGATTGACAATTCAGAACTTCTTCATATGCTTGAGTCTCTAGAGTCTCTCCGTTCTAAAGTTGATGAAGCTGTAGCTGTACTCCAAGCCCACCAAGCAAAAGAGGCTGCCCAGAAAGCAGTTAACAGTGGCACTGGGGTTCCAACTGTTTAAAGTGAGCCTGCCTCCTGTTCCTTATTCTCACAGTTTGAGCATGTATTGAAACGTAGCAAAAACTCATTTTATCACTAATCCAAATGCATTGCCAGTTTTTCAAAGAGAAGTAAAGATACAGAGGAATTAACTATGTGTTACCCTGGTATAAACTTGAATTTTTGAGATCAAGACCCCTTCAGATGTTTTGCATAGTAATTTGTGTTAAATAGCTGTAACGTGGATTGGCCCTGTGTAGATAGCTGAAGGACTTTCATAGCTTAATACGTTTTCTTGGGTGGCAGTGATGAAGTTGTTTTTTGGCCTCTAATACTGCCTTTCATTACCCCCAAGAAATAGAGTGATGTAGCTGTGTAGCCAGAGCCAGGCGTGTACAAAGCTTTCCTATAAAATAGGAAATAGCTGGGGCTGTGCAGGCTGTGTTCCATGTTGAAGCTCCTCTGCCCCGCTGTCACCCTGTGAGAGCGGCCGCGCAGCTTGTGATTGAGCAGGGGTGGCCGTGGTTCATAGAGCTTTACAGAGACAGGCTCTCAACTGGCTGAACCTGGCTGAGGGCTTTCACGGGACAAGTGCCAGTATTGGTCctcttacttttgtttttattaaaatacttgACAAAacaacattgtgtaaatttaaggtgtataaCGTGTTAAttggatacatttatatattgtaaggagaatgcaatggcaccccactccagtactcttgcctggaaaatcccatgggcggaggagcctggtaggctgcagtccatggggtcactaagagtcgggcacgactgagcgacttcactttcactttcacttgggagGATGGAAAGAGAAGCGTTAACACACAGGAATAGGGAAGGGTGCTTTGATCTGGACACTGGTACACAGCCAGAGACATAG
The nucleotide sequence above comes from Bos javanicus breed banteng chromosome X, ARS-OSU_banteng_1.0, whole genome shotgun sequence. Encoded proteins:
- the LOC133242520 gene encoding polyadenylate-binding protein 1; this encodes MSTQRVANTSTQTMGLCPAAAAAAATPAVRTIPQYKYAAGVRNPQQHLNAQPQVTMQQPAVHVQGQEPLTASMLASAPPQEQKQMLGERLFPLIQAMHPTLAGKITGMLLEIDNSELLHMLESLESLRSKVDEAVAVLQAHQAKEAAQKAVNSGTGVPTV